The Chitinophagaceae bacterium genome window below encodes:
- a CDS encoding DUF1801 domain-containing protein yields the protein MAVKNKTTETEVDVKDFINSWVDNEQKKADSFQLIELMLKWSGFKPKMWGPTIIGFGSYHYKYASGHEGDAPIIGFSPRKAEFSLYVFSPTEENKHLLNDLGKFKMGKACIYVKKLNDINISALEKLCKTSIAYVNEYHECVCRENK from the coding sequence ATGGCAGTTAAAAACAAAACAACGGAAACGGAAGTTGACGTAAAAGATTTCATCAACTCATGGGTTGACAACGAACAAAAGAAGGCCGACAGTTTTCAACTGATTGAACTGATGTTAAAATGGTCAGGGTTTAAACCCAAAATGTGGGGGCCAACAATTATTGGATTTGGCAGCTATCACTACAAGTATGCCAGTGGTCATGAAGGTGATGCACCCATTATTGGTTTTTCACCACGTAAAGCGGAATTTTCCCTGTATGTGTTCTCACCAACAGAAGAGAATAAACACCTGTTAAATGACCTGGGAAAATTTAAAATGGGGAAAGCCTGTATTTATGTAAAGAAACTGAACGACATCAATATTTCGGCCCTGGAAAAGCTATGTAAAACATCGATTGCTTATGTTAATGAGTATCACGAATGTGTCTGTAGAGAAAATAAATGA
- a CDS encoding OsmC family protein yields MIKETEKIKNALERCKKAFTLKPAMGRDTAVSKVRMVNGLSCEVSEGNWKFSVDMPEGIGGSNTAPTPGVYGRAALGSCLAIGYMMKAAELNIPVKNLEVEVQADFDDGALLGTADKTIPPGYLEVRYTITIESDAPEEKIMQMLDDGDVHSPYLDVFSRAQKCVRKINIVSAKINN; encoded by the coding sequence ATGATAAAAGAGACAGAAAAAATTAAGAACGCTTTAGAAAGATGCAAAAAAGCATTTACCCTGAAACCAGCGATGGGAAGGGATACGGCCGTTTCTAAAGTACGCATGGTAAACGGGCTAAGCTGCGAAGTAAGTGAAGGCAACTGGAAGTTTTCTGTTGATATGCCCGAAGGAATTGGCGGCAGCAATACTGCTCCCACACCCGGCGTATATGGAAGGGCGGCACTGGGTTCCTGTCTTGCCATTGGCTATATGATGAAAGCTGCAGAATTAAACATCCCTGTTAAAAATTTAGAAGTAGAAGTACAGGCTGATTTTGACGATGGTGCTTTATTAGGTACCGCAGATAAGACGATTCCTCCGGGTTATCTTGAAGTGCGTTATACCATAACGATTGAAAGTGATGCACCGGAAGAAAAAATTATGCAGATGCTGGATGACGGTGATGTACACAGCCCTTACCTGGATGTATTTTCAAGAGCGCAAAAATGTGTAAGAAAAATAAATATTGTATCCGCTAAAATTAATAACTGA
- a CDS encoding beta-lactamase family protein: MNKLLLCLFLPSLLFAQTDSTDIIVRQMMEKQKIIGLSLAVIKNGQPLVNKGYGLANAELKVPVSSETVIRLGSVSKQFFTTAIMKLMEEGKLSIDDSVHKFFPDAPEIWRPITIKNLMSHTSGLQREGPAYNNFKIQPDINIIKSAYSLPLVFKTGEKYQYCNLAYFMLAEIIKQVSGMPWQDYIRDKLFLPAGMNNSYLTDFYVIIPNRADGYMHRHDTLINATAMYAIRPSGGFLSTSSDMIKWERAISEKKMILTKDHWEQLWQPFIKTSDKAESKEYYGFGWAIDEYKGHQLIVHTGSNIGFRSVYTRFVNDGLSIIILTNTDEANPRAIANALADYYFRK, translated from the coding sequence ATGAATAAATTATTGCTTTGTCTTTTTCTGCCCTCTCTCTTATTTGCACAGACTGACAGTACTGATATCATCGTGAGGCAAATGATGGAGAAGCAAAAAATTATTGGGCTTTCACTGGCTGTCATAAAGAACGGACAGCCTCTTGTAAACAAAGGTTACGGACTGGCCAATGCAGAACTGAAAGTGCCGGTAAGTTCCGAAACGGTGATCAGACTTGGTTCTGTGAGTAAGCAGTTTTTTACAACAGCCATTATGAAATTAATGGAAGAAGGAAAACTGAGTATTGATGATTCGGTACATAAATTCTTCCCAGATGCACCGGAAATATGGCGGCCGATAACAATCAAAAACCTGATGTCTCACACATCGGGCTTGCAGAGAGAAGGGCCTGCCTATAACAATTTTAAAATTCAACCCGATATAAACATTATTAAGTCTGCATACAGTTTACCACTGGTTTTTAAAACCGGGGAAAAATACCAGTATTGTAATTTGGCTTATTTCATGCTGGCAGAAATCATCAAACAGGTAAGCGGCATGCCCTGGCAGGATTATATTCGTGATAAATTATTTTTACCGGCAGGAATGAATAACAGTTATCTCACAGACTTTTATGTCATCATTCCCAACCGGGCCGATGGGTATATGCATAGGCATGATACCCTGATTAACGCCACAGCCATGTATGCCATACGACCCAGCGGTGGATTTCTTTCTACTTCTTCAGATATGATTAAATGGGAGAGGGCGATCAGTGAGAAAAAGATGATTCTTACAAAAGACCATTGGGAACAACTGTGGCAACCGTTTATTAAAACTTCAGATAAAGCAGAGTCAAAGGAATATTATGGTTTTGGCTGGGCAATCGATGAATACAAGGGACATCAGTTAATTGTTCACACAGGTTCTAATATCGGGTTTCGGTCTGTATATACACGTTTTGTGAATGACGGACTTTCCATTATCATTCTTACGAATACAGATGAAGCAAATCCGCGGGCCATAGCAAACGCTCTTGCAGATTATTATTTCAGGAAATAA
- the pepE gene encoding dipeptidase PepE, which translates to MSFNRILVFSSSRAGNGAYLETALPIIHTFLGDKEQTIAFVPFASVDNDYDAYTNMVKTAMQGLPYTIETVTPANAKQIIDKATVIMVGGGNTFKLLHDIYELKLLDLIRDKVNKGAAYIGWSAGSNITGPTIGTTNDMPIIEPKTLNALGILPFQINPHYINTKPEGHNGETRDQRLIEFSKLNYGVPIVALPEGTALKLENDVLLYIGEQPGVLFTSGEEEQQVLKKEIMDQDDLSFLM; encoded by the coding sequence ATGTCTTTCAACCGTATTCTTGTATTCAGCAGTTCAAGAGCAGGGAATGGCGCATACCTTGAAACAGCCTTGCCCATCATCCATACATTTCTGGGCGATAAAGAACAAACCATTGCCTTTGTTCCCTTTGCATCGGTAGACAATGACTATGATGCTTATACCAACATGGTTAAAACAGCCATGCAGGGTTTGCCATATACAATAGAAACAGTAACCCCTGCCAATGCAAAACAAATCATTGACAAAGCAACAGTTATCATGGTAGGAGGTGGCAACACCTTTAAACTGCTGCATGATATTTATGAACTGAAACTGCTCGATCTCATCCGTGATAAAGTAAACAAGGGCGCTGCCTATATCGGCTGGAGTGCAGGATCGAATATTACAGGCCCCACCATCGGCACTACCAATGATATGCCCATCATTGAACCCAAGACCCTCAATGCACTCGGCATCTTGCCCTTCCAGATCAACCCGCATTATATCAATACAAAACCTGAAGGACATAACGGTGAAACCCGTGATCAGCGGTTGATAGAATTCAGCAAGCTCAATTATGGTGTGCCCATTGTTGCCTTACCTGAAGGAACTGCTTTGAAATTAGAGAATGATGTATTGCTGTACATTGGTGAACAGCCCGGAGTCTTATTTACATCGGGCGAAGAAGAACAGCAGGTGCTGAAAAAAGAAATCATGGATCAGGATGATCTTTCGTTTTTGATGTGA
- a CDS encoding class I SAM-dependent methyltransferase translates to MEPALQRRVQRYGWDKAAAHYENTWQEQLKSAHDCLFDFASIQEGQKIIDIACGTGLASFRAAEATGSKGFVLGTDISDKMIEIADNTAKENGISNARFERMDAEELKVNDEEFDVAICALGLMYAPGPVNALKEMYRVLKKGGVCIAAVWGKRGHCGWADIFEIVDKRVSSEVGSIFFNLGNESVLEKSFELAGFSKGKVKRIQSSLNYDSAEAACAAAFEGGPVALAYFKFPENVQKEVCEEYLVSIEKYKTGKGYSIPGEFIICLGIK, encoded by the coding sequence ATGGAACCAGCCCTGCAAAGACGAGTACAGCGATATGGATGGGATAAAGCTGCCGCACATTACGAAAATACCTGGCAGGAGCAACTGAAATCTGCGCATGACTGTCTGTTTGATTTTGCCAGCATTCAGGAAGGGCAAAAAATTATTGATATTGCCTGTGGTACAGGGCTTGCCAGTTTTCGGGCAGCAGAGGCAACAGGCAGTAAAGGGTTTGTGCTGGGTACTGATATTTCAGACAAGATGATTGAGATTGCTGATAACACAGCGAAAGAAAACGGCATCAGCAATGCCAGGTTTGAACGGATGGATGCGGAAGAGTTAAAAGTGAATGATGAAGAATTTGATGTGGCAATTTGTGCACTCGGGTTAATGTATGCGCCGGGTCCTGTAAATGCGTTGAAAGAAATGTACCGTGTTTTGAAAAAAGGAGGGGTATGTATTGCAGCTGTTTGGGGAAAGAGAGGTCATTGTGGCTGGGCAGATATATTTGAAATTGTTGACAAACGGGTGTCGTCGGAAGTGGGCTCGATTTTCTTCAATTTAGGGAATGAGAGTGTGCTTGAAAAGAGCTTTGAATTGGCAGGGTTTTCAAAAGGCAAAGTCAAAAGAATCCAATCTTCTCTTAACTATGACTCAGCTGAAGCTGCATGTGCTGCTGCATTTGAAGGAGGGCCGGTTGCATTGGCGTATTTTAAATTCCCTGAAAATGTACAAAAAGAAGTTTGCGAAGAATATCTTGTTTCTATTGAAAAATATAAAACAGGGAAAGGCTATTCTATTCCCGGAGAATTTATAATATGCCTTGGAATAAAGTAA